A stretch of the Arachis stenosperma cultivar V10309 chromosome 6, arast.V10309.gnm1.PFL2, whole genome shotgun sequence genome encodes the following:
- the LOC130936536 gene encoding uncharacterized protein LOC130936536, with protein sequence MRKSLRLSSIGLAVNDVREPPVRNFRTRFSLTSFAKRVQQLTEEQVSAILKTGFGNLLSVPNHSLSKVLLTELMETWNCEKQAFVLDSGEIRMTLLDAALILGLRVFGKPVVLREEEPFSELEELYGATKGKRKVEMKSLEERLDSIGGVMSDEFVRTFLLYTIGTFLSSNGKVDSRYLLFLEDLDEVCEFAWGAAVVEDLAQWLDKRKENNVQYVGGCLIFLQIWSFEHFDIARPQLQGHDLTFPRVCRWDNSKPIQRQKLTLRFKDLNDDQVIWTLQPTSSELQLEIIKEALGVLSDSTELESAENSLASTSSNVHEVDSESQLSISSKVHREEDEYYPENLEVEDNPKKSSTSNREYTEQKINLANLIVLDTPPNLRTCNTDYREQEINLENQVVEDTPPKLNTYNGKYEEMEILIVEDTPPNLCCSGKVHGQKEMNPENLIVDDTPKSNTYNGKYEEMENLIVEDTPPNLSCSSKVHGQKEMNPENLIVDDTPTSTGIIDEVTSEQKFNEGNSTQKLSLSEDELRKRNVMLEEKNVELKMKVGQVMEKNKQFEEEITELKKELDRLREENRGLRLYSTFADEVERHLLDYETN encoded by the exons ATGAGGAAATCACTGAGGTTATCTTCCATTGGCCTCGCTGTCAACGACGTTCGGGAACCGCCG GTTAGGAATTTCAGGACTCGATTTTCCCTAACATCTTTCGCCAAGCGTGTTCAGCAACTCACGGAGGAGCAAGTATCCGCGATACTGAAGACTGGTTTCGGGAACTTGTTATCGGTCCCCAATCATTCACTTAGCAAAGTGTTGCTAACAGAGTTAATGGAAACTTGGAACTGCGAGAAGCAAGCTTTTGTGCTTGATTCAGGTGAAATTCGTATGACATTGTTAGATGCTGCTCTGATATTGGGGCTTCGAGTGTTTGGAAAACCGGTAGTGTTGAGAGAGGAGGAGCCATTCTCCGAGTTGGAAGAGTTGTATGGTGCAACAAAGGGGAAGAGGAAGGTGGAAATGAAGTCCCTTGAAGAGAGGCTTGATTCGATTGGGGGAGTTATGAGTGATGAGTTTGTGAGGACCTTCTTGCTTTACACAATTGGGACCTTTCTTTCCTCCAATGGGAAAGTGGATTCCCGGTACTTGTTGTTTCTTGAGGATTTGGATGAGGTTTGTGAGTTTGCTTGGGGTGCTGCTGTTGTTGAGGATTTGGCTCAGTGGCTTGACAAGAGGAAAGAAAACAATGTGCAGTATGTGGGTGGCTGCCTTATATTTCTCCAA ATATGGTCTTTTGAGCATTTTGATATAGCACGGCCACAGTTGCAAGGTCATGATTTGACCTTTCCTCGTGTATGTCGATGGGACAATAGCAAACCTATTCAAAGGCAAAAGCTTACTTTAAGGTTTAAGGACCTAAACGATGACCAG GTAATTTGGACCCTTCAACCTACTTCTAGTGAATTGCAATTAGAGATTATCAAAGAAGCACTTGGGGTGCTGAGTGACAGCACAGAGCTTGAAAGTGCAGAAAACTCTTTGGCAAGCACGTCAAGCAAT GTTCATGAAGTAGATTCAGAGTCACAGCTTAGTATCTCTAGCAAGGTACATAGAGAGGAGGATGAGTATTATCCTGAAAACCTGGAAGTGGAGGACAATCCCAAAAAGTCAagcacaagtaacagagaataCACAGAGCAGAAGATCAATCTTGCAAATCTTATAGTGCTAGACACCCCTCCAAACTTGAGAACTTGTAACACAGATTATCGAGAGCAGGAGATCAATCTTGAAAACCAGGTAGTGGAGGATACCCCACCAAAGTTGAACACTTACAATGGAAAATATGAAGAAATGGAAATTCTGATAGTAGAGGACACACCTCCAAATTTGTGCTGTTCTGGTAAAGTTCATGGACAAAAAGAGATGAATCCTGAAAACCTCATAGTTGATGACACACCAAAGTCGAACACTTACAATGGAAAATATGAAGAAATGGAAAATCTGATAGTAGAGGACACACCTCCAAATTTGAGCTGTTCTAGTAAAGTTCATGGACAGAAAGAGATGAATCCTGAAAACCTCATAGTTGATGATACCCCTACAAGTACAGGCATTATTGATGAAGTAACCAGCGAACAGAAGTTCAATGAGGGAAATAGTACCCAAAAGTTGAGCCTTTCTGAG GATGAATTAAGAAAGAGAAATGTCATGCTAGAAGAGAAAAATGTTGAATTGAAGATGAAAGTAGGCCAAGTAATGGAGAAAAATAAACAATTTGAAGAAGAGATCACTGAGTTGAAGAAAGAGCTGGATAGATTGAGAGAAGAGAACAGAGGGTTAAGGCTCTATAGTACCTTTGCTGATGAAGTCGAAAGGCATCTTTTGGATTATGAAACAAATTGA
- the LOC130934634 gene encoding non-specific lipid-transfer protein 1-like yields the protein MASNNLVVRLVCCAVVCAAALSIITTVPKAEAAVSCGQLTNELMPCLSYILYGGNTVPQGCCNGVRTVFNTARTTPDRQAVCNCIKSSIVGVPYTNFNIVNAAAVPKKCGVNISYQISPNIDCSRVQ from the exons ATGGCTAGCAACAATCTTGTGGTGAGATTGGTATGCTGTGCGGTCGTCTGCGCCGCGGCACTGAGTATAATAACCACCGTTCCAAAGGCGGAAGCAGCCGTGTCATGCGGCCAACTCACAAACGAGCTCATGCCATGCTTGTCATACATATTGTATGGGGGGAACACGGTGCCTCAAGGGTGCTGCAATGGGGTTAGGACCGTCTTTAACACCGCTCGGACCACCCCGGACCGGCAAGCCGTATGCAACTGCATTAAAAGCTCCATTGTTGGAGTCCCTTACACTAACTTTAACATTGTCAATGCTGCTGCCGTTCCAAAGAAATGTGGTGTCAACATTTCTTACCAGATCAGTCCCAATATTGATTGCAGCAG AGTGCAGTAA